The Heliorestis convoluta genome includes the window TTCTTCAGAACTTCCTGTAGCACCATCTGAAACTTCTTGCCCTTCATCTGTAGTTACCTCAAGTTGTTCATGCTCTTGAGAAGCTTCTGTTGTTTCTTTTTTCTCTTCTGGAATCACCAATTGCCCTCCCCTGTTTCTCTCTCATGGCGATCTTCTCGCTTTTTGATGATCGTATCAATGCGTAAGATCGCCTCGGCCACTTCACCTGCTGCTTTTAAGGCATGAACTTTGACCAATACAGGGTCAACAACGCCCATCTCCCACATATCGGCTACTTCACCATTGTCGCAGTTAATAGAAAGACTGTCGCTATTCTTTTCCATCTGTGCAGCAATGACGTCGCCTAGCTTTTCGAGTGGGTTAAAGCCAGCATTGGTTACAATCTGTGAAAAAGGTCGTTTTAAAGCTGCGACGACGCAATCGAGTCCATAGGCCGACATCCCTTTCATCTCACGTCGCAGCTCTTCTACTTTTCTTGCTACAGTAAGCTCTACAGCGCCACCACCTGGGATAAGACCTGCTTTTACAGCGGCTTGCACAGCAGAGGCTGCATCTTTAGCGATTCTTTCTCTCTCTCCGACTACTTCCTCTGTAGCTGCTCCCACAAGTACAGTTGCAACGGGCTTGCTTTTTCCGTCTAAAATATGCAATTGTTCTAATTTTTCATCAACAATTGCTTTTCCACAGAAGCCTACGTAACGTTTTAATTCAGGTAGATCTTTTTTCAAGCCTGTTCGTTTTATAGCTCTGGCTCCGCTGTGCTCAGCTACTTTTTTCAATTCTTTGCTTGATACTCTTTGAACAACAAGAATGCCTGCATCACCGAGCATTTCTTCAGCAATATCTTCTACACCACGATCGACAAGTACAACTTTTACATCTAGTTCGATAATCTTACGGATATTTTCAACAAACTCTTGTTGCATTTGGCGATACCAGGCAAAGCCTGCTTCGGTACTTAAGGCTTCTTCACTTAATTGCTCCGGTTCTAAAGCATCGTCGATAATGAGGATAGAAGCATCATCAAGACGCTTTGGCATATCTTCATTCATCGGCATTTTGTTAACAATAACACCGGAGAATACCTGATTATCAGCATTTTCTTGCGCTTTTATGGTATCAGAAAGTTTGAAGTTATGTTCTTTTAACTTTTCTTCTCCCACCAATCTAGCTGCTTCAATCACAAGATGAGCAATATCAAGATGCTCTCGTCCTGCTACAAGGGCAACCTTTTCTAGCATGGGATCTTGCAACGTCTCCACAGGACGAGCACTTTGATAGAACAAGTCAATGGCATTTTTGACGCCGCCCTTGAGACCTTCAATGACTCTTGACACAGGTACGCCTTTGCTTACTTGATTGACACCTTCTGCAACCAAGCTTCCTGCTAATACGGTGGCCGTGGTGGTGCCATCGCCAATCTCATCTTGTTGCGCTTTGGCTGTTTTAATTAACATGCGAGCAGCAGGATGGTTGACTTCCATCAACTGTAGAATTGTAACACCATCATTGGTAATGATAACGTCACCAAACTTATCAACAAGCATCGTATCGAGGCCTTTAGGGCCTAGTGTCCCTTCCACGGCGGAAGTAATTGCTCGAATGGCATTCGAATTGGTAATCAAAGCGGCAAGGCGCTCATCTACTTCTGATTGGTTGGCTTGCTTGGCACTCAAAGATAAACTCCTCCAAGATCGACAAAAATTGATTGGCAGGCAAATAGGGACTTTTTATTCAAAGCCCCTACTTCTCGAAACAATCAGCGCCGAAAATATTTTCTCAATACATGAGACAGTTGATCCGTTAGAGTCTCTACGGCAGCCATTGCTTTGGAGTACTCCATACGAGTCGGACCAATGAGTCCGATGACCCCCAGTGTCTCACCATCTACTTGATAGGTCGCTGTAATCATACTGCAATTACGAAAGCCCTGGTGCACATTCTCTAGACCAATTTTTACATTGAGACCTTTTTTGGAAGTCTCATTCAAAATATGTCGAACCGTATGATGCTCTTGTAGTATGCCCAAAAGAGTTTGAATTTTTTCCACGTCTTTAAACTCTGGCTGTTTAAAGATGTTCAGCGTTCCTCCAAGGTATACTCTTTCTTGTCCTTCCGCTTTCAGTGCTTCATCAATCACTTCAAGAGCTTGACTTAACACCTGCTCTTCTTTTTTTAGAATTTCTGCCAATTCTCTAAAAAGAGCCATACGGACTTTGTCAAGAGATAACCCCATCAAACTTTTATTGAGAAAACGAGCTACTTTTTGCAAATCTGCGGTAGACAAAAATTCTGGTATGTCGAGAATCTTACTTTCTATAATTCCAGCTGACGTAATAACAACAGCCACCGCTTTGTTCGGTTGTAATGGAATCAATTGCAATTGTTGAAAAGTAGTCTTACCTATTTCGGGGCTCAGTACAACAGCTGTATAATTCGTCAATTGCGATAACAAATCAGTAGCTTGCTGCATGACCATATTCACTTCTAAGTGATCGTGTAAAGTCTCTCGAACAACGTACAACTGGGACTCATGAAGTTGCTCGCGCTCCATCAGGCAATCGACAAAGTATCGATAGCCACCATCTGATGGAATCCGACCTGCAGACGTATAAGGCTGTTCAATAAAGCCAAGCTCTTCTAAGTCGGACATTTCATTACGAATGGTCGCAGGACTTACACCTAGATTATACTTACGAGCTATTGTTCGGGAGCCAACAGGTTCAGCTGTGGACACATAGTCACGGATGATCGCAGACAACACTTTTTGCTTTCTTTGATCCATCTGCATCTCCGACAACCTCCCGTTGTTAGCACTCTTCAACAACGAGTGCTAACGTTCTTTAGATAAAAAATACCATTGAGAAAAAGTATTGTCAATACCACTTTAGACAAGATAGCGTTTCATGATCTCATTGGAAAGCAGATAGCTTTTAGGCAATAATGCAATTTTCTCTTGCTCATAAGCTATCCACCCTTGCTGATGAAGCTGAGAAGAAATTTTCTTCCATTGCTGTACAACTTCTGTAGACAGATTAAAATCATGCTCTAACAAAGTAAGATCAACACCTTCTCGACGTCGCAAACCTAGAAAGAGTGCTTCTTCTGCCCCTTCTAAAGCTGTTACAATTTCTTCTTCCATGGGAATGGGTTGGCCTTTTTCTATCGCTTCAACATAGCGCTTGCTATCTTGAAGCCAAGTCCAGCGACGCAAGCCTTCCATGGACACAGCGCCGCTTCCAAAGCCTAGATAGTCACCTCGCTGCCAATAGTTCATGTTATGGCGGCACTCGTAACCTGGCAAGGCAAAGTTAGAAAGCTCATACTGTCGAAAGCCCTTCTTCTCTAGTATGGTTACAGCCTTTTCGTACATAAGAACTTCTATTTCTTCTGAAACCACTTCTAAAAGCCCTTTCTCTTGCCATCGGGAGAACATCGTACCTTCTTCTATTTTTAAGTTATACAAAGAAAGGTGCTTTGGATGCAACTCTAAAACCTTTTCTAACGTAGAAAGCCAGTCCTCTGGGTTTTGCCCTGGTATACCGTAAATCAAGTCAAAAGAAAAGTTGTCCAAGCCTTTTTCCCTAGCGCTTTCAACAGCCTTAACAATCTCTTCTGAACTATGAGGTCTCCCTAAATATCGAAGCAATCTTGGTTGAAAAGCTTGTAAGCCGAGTGACAAACGATTACAACCTGCTTTCACCCATCCATAGAGGCTTTCTTCTGTCAAGGTGCCGGGATTTGCTTCTACTGTCACTTCAAAGTCCAGCGGCAATTGAAAGTAACTTCGAAGCAATTTCATAAGTCTATCTAAAAAAGAAGGATCCATAAGAGAAGGGGTCCCCCCACCTAGAAAAAGTGTACTCGGTGAGGGACTCTTCCTCCCATAGGATTGACCAAAGACCCTTTCTACATGAAGCAAAATTGCTCTTTCATATCTTGCTCGCTCTGCTTCTGTAGAACGATGAGAGTAAAAATCACAGTAATAACATTTGCTCTGGCAGAAAGGAAGATGAATATAGATACCCCAATTTGGTTTCATATCGTCAGACCTTTAATCGTCTACACGCAACACTGCCATAAAGGCTTCTTGAGGAATTTCAACACTACCCACTTGTTTCATCCGCTTTTTACCTTCTTTTTGCTTTTCAAGGAGCTTTCGTTTACGACTGATGTCACCGCCATAACACTTCGCTAAAACATTTTTGCGAATCGCTTTGATTGTCTCACGAGCGATAACTTTATTCCCAATCACAGCTTGCACAGGCACTTCAAACATCTGCCGAGGAATTAGCTCCCGCAGTTTCTCAGCAAGACCACGACCGCGCCCATAGGCTCGATCACGGTGAACAATGACGGAAAAAGCGTCAACCAACTCATTGTTAAGTAAAATATCAAGCTTGACTAGATTGGACTGTTTATTTCCAATCATCTCGTAGTCTAAAGAAGCATAGCCTTTTGTTCTAGACTTTAGTTGATCAAAAAAGTCATAAATAATTTCAGCCAATGGCAATTCATAAGTCAGCATAACCCGTTTGCTAGACACGTAATCCATGTTAACAAATGTGCCTCGCTTCTCTTGACATAGTTCCATGATGGCACCAACAAAGTCAGAAGGAACCATAATAGAAGCTTTTACATAGGGTTCTTCGATATATTCAATTTTTTGTACCGTTGGCAGTTTGGTAGGATTATCAACGAGAACCACTTCTCCATCTGTTTGCATGACTCGATAGATAACGTTGGGCGCCGTTGTAATCAGTTCCAGATCGAACTCTCTTTCTAAGCGTTCCTGAATTATTTCCATGTGAAGCAAACCCAAAAAGCCACAGCGGAAGCCAAATCCTAAGGCAACAGAAGTCTCGGGTTCATAAACCAAAGCCGCATCATTTAATCGCAGCTTGTCTAAAGCATCTCGTAAATCTTCATACTGAGCACCTTCTACAGGATAAAGACCACAATAAACCATCGGTGTCACTTTACGATAGCCAGGCAATGGCTCTTTTGCTGCCTTTTTCGCGTCTGTAATTGTATCGCCAACTTGTGTATCTTTTACATTTTTGATCGAAGCCACAATAAAGCCAACAGAACCGGCTGATAACTCCTCTACTTGACGAGGCGCTGGGGTGAAGACACCCACTTCTGTCACTTCAAACTTCTTTCCTGTAGACATCATTTGAATGGTCGTACCTTTGCGAACCCTTCCATGTACCACTCTTACATAAGAAATAGCGCCTTTGTAAGCATCATAGAAAGAGTCGAAGATCATACATTGCAGTGGTTCTTCATATCCCCTTGGGGTGCTGGAATTTTTGCTACAACAGCTTCAAGCACTTCTTCAATGCCGATCCCTGATTTGGCGGAAGCGAGAACAGCATCAGAAGCATCAAGGCCGATTACTTCTTCAATCTCTGCTTTTACTCGGTCTGGTTCCGCACTGGGAAGATCGATCTTATTGATAACAGGGATAAGCTCTAGATCGTTTTCCAAGGCTAGATAAACATTGGCTAACGTTTGCGCCTCAATTCCCTGGGCTGCATCTACCACTAGCAGAGCGCCTTCACAAGCCGCTAGAGATCTAGATACTTCATAGGTAAAATCAACATGGCCCGGTGTATCGATCAGGTTAAGGGTATATGTTTCTCCATCTTTCGCTTTATATTGTAAGCGAACTGCTTGTAGCTTAATAGTAATGCCTCGCTCCCGCTCTAAATCCATAGAGTCAAGAACTTGGGCTTCCATTTCCCTTGCCGATAGGGCACCCGTATATTCCAATATGCGGTCGGCAAGGGTTGACTTCCCGTGATCAATATGAGCAATAATACAGAAATTCCGAATTTTATCGAGCTTTTGATTCATTTTTTCGCTTCCTCCCTTGCCTATTCAGAAAGATATCCAAACTATTATAACCGACCCATCCCCCCATAAACAACAAAGGAAGGATCAAGAACGAGAAAAGAGTCTGCCAAAGCGTCCCATAAAGGTTGTCCAGAGCAGTCGTGCTTCTTCCATCTTCATAGCCAGAGCCAGCAGACCATAGACCAAAGCGCCGATTGTTACAGCCACTGCCAAAAATCCGATCTGACCGGTCTTTGTTGACGTGTCGATCCAGTAGGGTAGATAGAGAAGCAATCCCTTTAAGACAAGAGCCATCACAGCAGAAGCAAAAGCACTTTTTGCAATAGAAAGAAGCAACGCTTTTCCATCAATGCTTCCTAAAGCTTTGCGAGTAAGAAGTAAGAATAGAGAAAAAGCAACAAAGGCACTGATGGAAAAAGCTAGCGCTAAACCTTGTGCTCCCATGTAAGGAATTAGCAGAAGACTTAAGATCGTATTTACAACAAGTACAACAGCACTAATACGCACAGGGATCTGAGGACGTTGCAAGGCATAAAAAACACGAGGCAAAAGCTGATTGGCTCCCTGTGCAAAAAGGCCGATTAAGAAAAAGAGCAAAACAGAGGCTGTTGTTAAGGTGGCAAGATGATCGAACTTACCATGCTCAAAAAGAACTTGTACCACCGGAACGCGTAACACAGCCATGCCAACAGCAGCTGGTAAAGTAATAAAGATAACACTGCGTAATCCTAATGATAGATTCTGACGAAAATCAGTCCACTCTTTCCGCGCTGCACAATGGGTCAAAGTTGGGAATATAGCGACCGATATGGCAATGGCAAAAACACCGAGAGGCAATTGCATCAAACGATTGGCAAAACGAAGCGCTGTAATCGAGCCAGCCTCTAAAGCGGATGCTAAGTTCTGGGTAATAATTTCCTGAAATTGAACAACGGAAAGGCCAATTATTGCCGGAATCATCAATTGTCCTATCCGCCTAACGCCAGGATGAGATAGATCTAGCGTAAAAGAATAGCGGAATCCGACTTTACGCAACATGGGTACTTGTACCAAAAAGTTGGCCAAAGCACCTAAAACGACACCGATGGAGAAAGCGGCAATCCCATAGGCGTCCGCTAATAGGAGGCCACAGAGAATAATAACAACATTGTAGACGACAGAACCTAAAGCTGGCATCAGAAAGTGACGATGAGAATTGAGAACTCCCATAGCCAGACCAGCTAAGCTTGTAAAAAGCACCGAAGGAAACATGATTCGGGTTAAAAAGATAGCTTGTTCTAAAGTCTCCCCTTTGAAGTCATAAGCAACCAAAGGAATCAAGTAGGGTGTAAAAATAATACCTAGAACAACACCGACAGAGATTAGCAAAATCATAGCATTGATAAAAGAGGAAGCTACATGCCAGGCCTCTTTATCATTTTTGGTGGCAATATAGGAGGAGAAAACGGGAATGAAAGCCGTTGATAAGGCACCGCCTACCAGTAAAAAATATAAAAAATCAGGCAGCGTAAAAGCCGCGATATAAGCATCGGTCACTTCATTCTGACCAAATTTGGCTCCTATGGCAGCTTCTCGAACAAAGCCAAGAACTCGTGAAATTAACATGGCTATCATGATTGAAGCGGCCGCCGTTGCTACCTGCTGCCCTCCAATGGATGGCGTCTTTTTTTCATCTTTCTCTATTATTTCGGGAGATTGATTCTGATCCTCCGGCCGATCGCTCACGCATAAGCCCCTTTCATCGATTGTTCCCTACAATATTGTATTGCCTTTGTCCATAAAGACAAGATAATTTTGCGAAAAAAGATAAAAAAGCTCTCACCGATTGTCGATGAAAGCTTCATTCTCCTGCCATTTCTAATAAGTTTCTCTCTTTTAAGACTTCCACTAGAGCATGGCTTAGCAGTTCAGCAGCAGCCAAAGCTTCCGGAGTTGAATTCAAATGCCCTCCAATTTCCACCAATAAGGCTCTTGGATGCATTTGCTGATGATATCGCCCCTGCTTGGTCATGACTCCTTTGCTAAGTCCAGGATAAAGCTGATCGAGTTTTCTTGATATGGCTTCGGCAAAGCGAAGATTGTCTTGCCATCTGGGGTGTGGTGCTCGAGCATTGGTACCGACGACAAAAAGAATTTTTGCGACTGGTTTTCCATCGATCATAACTGTTTCACGACGAGGAACGGCATCTCGATGGATGTCCAAAAGAGCCAATGGATTGGGATATTGCGTCAGAAGATCAATGACCGTCTTTTGAGATTCTGTATAAGCAAGGGCATAGGATGGATAGTCATGAATGGTATCGCGATGAATCACTTCCATGTTGTAGGAATTCTCCAGTGTCTCTGCAACTCTTTTCCCGGCTAGGTAGACACCACCATTATGTCCATCGACGTGAAATTTTCCATCCGTAGCACCGTAAGTTTCTCCATTGTGAGTGTGGTAGATAAGTACCGGTCCTTGCGTAGGCTTATCTTCTAAGGTTGCATCATAGAAAGAAGGGGTACTATCACCACGAGGATCTTCACGCAAAATATGCAGTTCCGGAAAGTCATCGCCTTCTACGCGCAAAAGCGGCTCTTGTTCTGTGCTATGATTCATGGCAGATACAGCGACAACATCGTCTTGTAGGTTCACATAATATTGCGAGTCAATTTGCAAGGCCTTTCCTTCTATCGGTTTTGACTTTTCACTAAGAAAAGGAAGCTGGCTTTCCATCCAGAGCTGAAAAGGTTCTTTTTTTAGGCTTTGTAACCACGGTGCGCTCCCAA containing:
- the murJ gene encoding murein biosynthesis integral membrane protein MurJ; translated protein: MSDRPEDQNQSPEIIEKDEKKTPSIGGQQVATAAASIMIAMLISRVLGFVREAAIGAKFGQNEVTDAYIAAFTLPDFLYFLLVGGALSTAFIPVFSSYIATKNDKEAWHVASSFINAMILLISVGVVLGIIFTPYLIPLVAYDFKGETLEQAIFLTRIMFPSVLFTSLAGLAMGVLNSHRHFLMPALGSVVYNVVIILCGLLLADAYGIAAFSIGVVLGALANFLVQVPMLRKVGFRYSFTLDLSHPGVRRIGQLMIPAIIGLSVVQFQEIITQNLASALEAGSITALRFANRLMQLPLGVFAIAISVAIFPTLTHCAARKEWTDFRQNLSLGLRSVIFITLPAAVGMAVLRVPVVQVLFEHGKFDHLATLTTASVLLFFLIGLFAQGANQLLPRVFYALQRPQIPVRISAVVLVVNTILSLLLIPYMGAQGLALAFSISAFVAFSLFLLLTRKALGSIDGKALLLSIAKSAFASAVMALVLKGLLLYLPYWIDTSTKTGQIGFLAVAVTIGALVYGLLALAMKMEEARLLWTTFMGRFGRLFSRS
- the hemW gene encoding radical SAM family heme chaperone HemW translates to MKPNWGIYIHLPFCQSKCYYCDFYSHRSTEAERARYERAILLHVERVFGQSYGRKSPSPSTLFLGGGTPSLMDPSFLDRLMKLLRSYFQLPLDFEVTVEANPGTLTEESLYGWVKAGCNRLSLGLQAFQPRLLRYLGRPHSSEEIVKAVESAREKGLDNFSFDLIYGIPGQNPEDWLSTLEKVLELHPKHLSLYNLKIEEGTMFSRWQEKGLLEVVSEEIEVLMYEKAVTILEKKGFRQYELSNFALPGYECRHNMNYWQRGDYLGFGSGAVSMEGLRRWTWLQDSKRYVEAIEKGQPIPMEEEIVTALEGAEEALFLGLRRREGVDLTLLEHDFNLSTEVVQQWKKISSQLHQQGWIAYEQEKIALLPKSYLLSNEIMKRYLV
- the spoIIP gene encoding stage II sporulation protein P, whose protein sequence is MFFKRTNHWGRRSSGLLGLAFLLLMVILVIWGSMGRVSSPLWVWIAPMDLLKTAMPVLAFEREEQSDEVTMTFGSAPWLQSLKKEPFQLWMESQLPFLSEKSKPIEGKALQIDSQYYVNLQDDVVAVSAMNHSTEQEPLLRVEGDDFPELHILREDPRGDSTPSFYDATLEDKPTQGPVLIYHTHNGETYGATDGKFHVDGHNGGVYLAGKRVAETLENSYNMEVIHRDTIHDYPSYALAYTESQKTVIDLLTQYPNPLALLDIHRDAVPRRETVMIDGKPVAKILFVVGTNARAPHPRWQDNLRFAEAISRKLDQLYPGLSKGVMTKQGRYHQQMHPRALLVEIGGHLNSTPEALAAAELLSHALVEVLKERNLLEMAGE
- a CDS encoding TCP-1/cpn60 chaperonin family protein; translation: MSAKQANQSEVDERLAALITNSNAIRAITSAVEGTLGPKGLDTMLVDKFGDVIITNDGVTILQLMEVNHPAARMLIKTAKAQQDEIGDGTTTATVLAGSLVAEGVNQVSKGVPVSRVIEGLKGGVKNAIDLFYQSARPVETLQDPMLEKVALVAGREHLDIAHLVIEAARLVGEEKLKEHNFKLSDTIKAQENADNQVFSGVIVNKMPMNEDMPKRLDDASILIIDDALEPEQLSEEALSTEAGFAWYRQMQQEFVENIRKIIELDVKVVLVDRGVEDIAEEMLGDAGILVVQRVSSKELKKVAEHSGARAIKRTGLKKDLPELKRYVGFCGKAIVDEKLEQLHILDGKSKPVATVLVGAATEEVVGERERIAKDAASAVQAAVKAGLIPGGGAVELTVARKVEELRREMKGMSAYGLDCVVAALKRPFSQIVTNAGFNPLEKLGDVIAAQMEKNSDSLSINCDNGEVADMWEMGVVDPVLVKVHALKAAGEVAEAILRIDTIIKKREDRHERETGEGNW
- the hrcA gene encoding heat-inducible transcriptional repressor HrcA — its product is MQMDQRKQKVLSAIIRDYVSTAEPVGSRTIARKYNLGVSPATIRNEMSDLEELGFIEQPYTSAGRIPSDGGYRYFVDCLMEREQLHESQLYVVRETLHDHLEVNMVMQQATDLLSQLTNYTAVVLSPEIGKTTFQQLQLIPLQPNKAVAVVITSAGIIESKILDIPEFLSTADLQKVARFLNKSLMGLSLDKVRMALFRELAEILKKEEQVLSQALEVIDEALKAEGQERVYLGGTLNIFKQPEFKDVEKIQTLLGILQEHHTVRHILNETSKKGLNVKIGLENVHQGFRNCSMITATYQVDGETLGVIGLIGPTRMEYSKAMAAVETLTDQLSHVLRKYFRR